A portion of the Pectobacterium brasiliense genome contains these proteins:
- a CDS encoding carbohydrate porin → MTNSKKLPVTLAVLAALCSGSAFAQDVITQEQLDRIVAQAVEKALAERQAKLDAIASKQVDPLTTPDAPKTPDMAIPYGINFTGYARYGAQFQSGDQKYVAVDGSYNGASALGRLGNEGNGGEFQLSKAFKSDNGAIWDVVVMIDHWGDEVNLKKAYAGVTNLFASQPNAYLWAGRDFHQRPQQGINDYFWMNHDGQGAGIKNLDLGGIQFDVAAVAAVESCNPEVITNNANPSRISCTGSSGTGDKGNYALTSKVHGIKLGPLDLALYANYGFDSKAVDNDARLKAWQGGAVLSHTGKNSLNQFITRYSNNADNSVYNKTENLKTFYASFEGKYKFTQQTQVEYLLAYHDYSNDSASQDDRRNYNAIVRPMYFWNDVHSTWLEAGYQHVDYGQGGDNKGWKLTLSQNVSIAMGPEFRPMLRFYVTGGEVDNKHTARTTTGVNTQLDSFNVGAMWEAWF, encoded by the coding sequence ATGACAAATTCCAAAAAACTGCCCGTTACGCTGGCGGTGCTGGCTGCCCTTTGCTCCGGTTCCGCATTTGCACAAGACGTTATTACTCAAGAGCAATTAGATCGTATCGTTGCTCAGGCCGTAGAAAAAGCGCTGGCCGAGCGTCAGGCCAAATTAGATGCGATTGCCAGCAAGCAGGTCGACCCGCTGACCACGCCGGACGCACCCAAGACACCTGACATGGCGATACCTTATGGCATCAACTTCACAGGCTATGCGCGTTATGGGGCGCAATTCCAGAGCGGTGACCAGAAATATGTTGCGGTTGACGGTTCCTATAACGGTGCCTCCGCGCTGGGTCGTCTGGGCAACGAAGGCAATGGCGGTGAATTCCAGCTTTCCAAGGCCTTCAAGAGTGACAACGGCGCAATCTGGGATGTCGTCGTGATGATCGACCACTGGGGCGACGAAGTTAACCTGAAAAAAGCCTATGCGGGCGTCACCAACCTTTTTGCTTCTCAGCCAAACGCCTATCTCTGGGCCGGACGTGATTTCCACCAACGCCCACAGCAAGGTATTAACGACTATTTCTGGATGAACCATGACGGTCAGGGCGCAGGGATAAAGAACCTTGATCTCGGCGGTATTCAATTTGATGTCGCGGCCGTCGCGGCCGTAGAATCCTGTAACCCCGAAGTGATCACGAATAATGCGAACCCTTCACGCATCAGCTGTACTGGCAGTTCCGGCACGGGCGATAAAGGTAATTACGCGCTGACGTCCAAAGTGCATGGCATCAAGCTGGGGCCGTTGGATCTCGCGCTGTACGCAAACTACGGGTTTGACTCGAAAGCAGTAGATAACGATGCGCGTCTGAAAGCCTGGCAAGGCGGCGCGGTTCTGAGCCACACAGGGAAAAATAGCCTCAATCAGTTTATCACTCGCTATTCAAACAATGCGGATAACAGCGTTTACAACAAAACGGAGAACCTGAAAACCTTCTATGCCAGCTTTGAAGGCAAATACAAATTCACACAGCAAACGCAGGTCGAATACCTGCTGGCCTACCACGACTACTCGAATGACTCAGCCAGTCAGGACGATCGTCGTAACTACAATGCCATCGTTCGTCCGATGTATTTCTGGAATGATGTGCATTCCACCTGGCTTGAAGCGGGCTATCAGCATGTAGATTACGGTCAGGGGGGTGATAACAAAGGGTGGAAGCTGACGCTTTCCCAGAATGTCTCGATCGCCATGGGACCGGAGTTCAGACCAATGCTGCGCTTCTATGTCACCGGCGGGGAAGTGGATAACAAGCACACCGCGCGGACAACGACCGGCGTCAACACGCAGCTCGATTCGTTCAACGTTGGGGCAATGTGGGAAGCCTGGTTCTAA
- the znuC gene encoding zinc ABC transporter ATP-binding protein ZnuC, translating into MSTLVSLNNISVTFGSRKVLSDISLTLQAGRILTLLGPNGAGKSTLVRVVLGLLSPTSGSLVRDPALRIGYVPQKLHLDTTLPLTVSRFMQLRPGVKKQDILPALKRVQAAHLLEQPMQKLSGGETQRVLLARALLNQPQLLVLDEPTQGVDVNGQLALYDLINQLRQEFHCGVLMVSHDLHLVMAKTDEVLCLNQHVCCSGTPEVVSLHPEFLAMFGHRGAEQLAIYRHHHNHRHDLQGRIILKRQGGNDA; encoded by the coding sequence ATGTCCACACTGGTATCACTTAATAATATTTCAGTTACATTTGGCAGCCGAAAGGTTCTGTCAGATATCTCTCTTACCTTGCAGGCAGGACGAATTCTGACGCTGCTCGGGCCGAATGGCGCAGGGAAATCGACGCTGGTGCGCGTGGTATTGGGTCTACTGTCCCCCACCTCCGGCTCATTGGTACGGGATCCCGCTTTGCGTATCGGCTACGTTCCGCAGAAGCTGCATCTGGATACCACCTTGCCCTTGACCGTCAGCCGTTTTATGCAGCTGCGCCCCGGCGTGAAAAAGCAGGATATTTTACCGGCGCTTAAGCGAGTTCAGGCTGCACATCTGCTGGAACAGCCGATGCAGAAACTTTCCGGTGGCGAAACCCAACGTGTGCTGTTGGCACGCGCGCTGCTCAACCAGCCCCAACTGTTGGTACTGGATGAGCCGACGCAGGGGGTCGACGTCAATGGGCAACTTGCGCTGTACGATCTCATTAACCAATTGCGGCAGGAATTTCACTGCGGCGTACTGATGGTGTCACACGATCTGCATTTGGTGATGGCGAAAACCGATGAAGTCCTGTGCCTTAATCAACATGTTTGCTGCTCCGGCACGCCTGAGGTCGTTTCGCTTCATCCCGAATTTTTAGCGATGTTCGGCCACCGCGGCGCGGAGCAATTGGCGATTTACCGCCACCATCACAATCATCGTCACGATCTGCAAGGACGTATCATTTTGAAAAGACAAGGTGGAAACGACGCATGA
- a CDS encoding PTS cellobiose transporter subunit IIC, which yields MSSVYQSMIAAIEQSITPLAGRLGQQKYVIAIRDGFTAALPFMIIGSFMLVFIFPPFSADTTVGFARTWLDFSITYRAQLMLPFELSMGLMTFFISVGVGASLGRQLNLDSVMSGLLAFMAFLLVAAPYADDKLSTEYLSGQGIFTALLTSIYATQVYAALKKHNITIRLPKEVPTGVARSFEILIPVLVIVATLHPLNLFIAAQTGMIIPEAIMHLLAPLVSASDSLPAILLSVLLCQLFWFSGIHGSLIVTGIMNPFWMTNLAVNQAALAAGEVLPHIYLQGFWDHYLLIGGVGSTLPLAFLLLRSKVTHLRTIGRMGVVPSFFNINEPIMFGAPIIMNPMLFLPFVFVPMVNAVLAYTATKMGWLAQVVSLTPWTTPAPIGASWAANWSFSPLIMCLLCMVFSALMYLPFLRAYERTLMKTEEQKIQGDLSLTKTVSSN from the coding sequence ATGAGTTCCGTATATCAATCAATGATTGCCGCTATCGAACAATCGATTACCCCGCTGGCTGGGCGTTTAGGGCAACAAAAGTATGTGATCGCTATCCGCGATGGCTTTACCGCCGCGCTACCTTTTATGATCATCGGCTCATTTATGCTGGTGTTTATTTTCCCTCCCTTTTCCGCCGATACTACTGTCGGATTCGCCCGTACCTGGCTCGATTTTTCTATCACCTATCGCGCACAGCTGATGCTGCCTTTCGAGCTGAGTATGGGGCTCATGACCTTTTTCATCTCCGTGGGTGTGGGTGCCAGTTTGGGGCGACAGCTTAATCTCGATTCCGTCATGTCCGGCCTGCTGGCGTTTATGGCTTTCCTGCTTGTCGCCGCGCCTTACGCCGATGACAAGCTTTCCACCGAGTATCTGTCAGGACAAGGGATCTTCACCGCCTTACTGACGTCTATCTATGCCACCCAAGTTTATGCGGCGCTGAAAAAGCACAACATTACTATTCGCTTACCGAAAGAAGTCCCGACGGGGGTCGCTCGCTCGTTTGAAATCCTCATTCCCGTGTTAGTGATCGTCGCAACGCTGCATCCGCTCAATCTCTTCATTGCAGCGCAAACAGGCATGATCATTCCCGAAGCGATTATGCACCTGCTGGCACCGCTGGTGTCCGCCTCAGACTCGCTGCCTGCCATCCTTCTGTCCGTGCTGCTGTGTCAGCTTTTCTGGTTTTCGGGGATTCACGGTTCGCTGATTGTCACAGGCATCATGAATCCATTCTGGATGACCAATCTGGCCGTGAATCAGGCTGCGCTGGCAGCCGGTGAAGTCTTGCCACATATCTATTTACAGGGATTTTGGGATCACTATCTGTTGATTGGCGGCGTCGGTTCGACGCTACCGCTGGCATTTCTGCTGTTACGCAGCAAGGTTACGCACTTGCGCACCATCGGCAGAATGGGCGTCGTACCCAGCTTCTTTAACATCAACGAGCCGATCATGTTCGGCGCGCCCATCATCATGAATCCAATGCTGTTCCTCCCCTTTGTCTTCGTACCGATGGTTAACGCCGTGCTGGCTTACACTGCAACCAAGATGGGATGGCTGGCGCAGGTAGTGTCGTTGACGCCGTGGACAACACCGGCTCCCATTGGTGCATCGTGGGCTGCAAACTGGAGTTTCAGCCCGCTAATTATGTGCCTGCTGTGCATGGTGTTTTCCGCGCTGATGTATTTGCCGTTCCTGCGGGCTTATGAACGCACATTAATGAAAACCGAGGAACAAAAAATACAGGGCGACCTGTCACTGACGAAAACAGTGAGCAGTAATTAA
- the ruvB gene encoding Holliday junction branch migration DNA helicase RuvB: MIEADRLISADAVPEEEFIDRAIRPKLLNEYVGQPQVREQMEIFIQAARKRGDALDHLLIFGPPGLGKTTLANIVANEMGVNMRTTSGPVLEKAGDLAALLTNLEPHDVLFIDEIHRLSPVVEEVLYPAMEDYQLDIMIGEGPAARSIKLDLPPFTLVGATTRAGSLTSPLRDRFGIVQRLEFYKVEDLQYIVSRSAQCLGLDLTSEGALEVARRARGTPRIANRLLRRVRDFSEVKSEGAITGDVATQALDMLAVDSEGFDYMDRKLLLAIIDKFMGGPVGLDNLAAAIGEERETIEDVLEPFLIQQGFIQRTPRGRMATQHAYRHFGLTREDLS, translated from the coding sequence ATGATAGAAGCCGATCGTTTAATTTCCGCTGACGCCGTCCCAGAAGAAGAATTTATCGACCGTGCGATCCGCCCTAAATTGCTCAACGAGTATGTGGGGCAGCCGCAGGTACGTGAGCAGATGGAAATTTTTATTCAGGCTGCCCGTAAACGCGGAGATGCGCTGGATCATCTGCTCATTTTTGGTCCTCCCGGTCTGGGGAAAACGACGCTGGCGAATATTGTCGCTAATGAAATGGGCGTAAATATGCGCACGACGTCGGGCCCGGTGCTGGAAAAAGCCGGCGACCTCGCCGCGCTGTTGACTAACCTCGAACCGCATGATGTGCTGTTCATCGATGAAATCCACCGCCTGTCGCCCGTTGTGGAAGAAGTGCTGTATCCGGCGATGGAAGACTATCAGTTGGATATCATGATCGGCGAAGGACCGGCTGCCCGTTCGATCAAACTCGATTTGCCGCCATTCACGCTGGTTGGCGCAACAACGCGTGCTGGCTCGTTAACCTCGCCGCTACGCGATCGTTTCGGCATTGTGCAACGTTTGGAGTTTTATAAAGTTGAGGATTTGCAGTATATCGTCAGCCGCAGCGCACAGTGTTTAGGGCTGGATCTGACATCCGAGGGCGCGCTTGAAGTGGCGCGGCGCGCGCGGGGGACGCCGCGTATTGCCAACCGACTATTGCGACGGGTGCGCGACTTCTCCGAAGTTAAATCGGAAGGGGCGATTACCGGTGATGTGGCGACGCAGGCGCTGGATATGTTGGCGGTGGATAGCGAAGGCTTTGACTACATGGACCGTAAGCTGCTGTTGGCGATCATCGATAAATTCATGGGCGGCCCCGTTGGGCTGGACAATTTAGCGGCAGCGATTGGCGAAGAGCGTGAAACCATTGAAGACGTGCTGGAGCCGTTTCTGATTCAGCAAGGGTTCATTCAGCGTACCCCGCGCGGTCGAATGGCGACGCAGCATGCCTATCGTCATTTTGGCTTAACGCGTGAAGATTTAAGTTAA
- the ruvA gene encoding Holliday junction branch migration protein RuvA, with protein sequence MIGRLRGIILEKQPPQVLIEANGVGYEVHMPMTCFYELPELNQEAIIFTHFVVREDAQLLFGFNDKQERALFRELIKVNGVGPKLALAILSGMSATQFVSAVEREEIGALIKLPGVGKKTAERLVVEMKDRFKGLSGDLFNPVSDIPLASPAAADSRVSDPETEAAAALVALGYKPQEASRMISKIARPDADCETLIRDALRAAL encoded by the coding sequence GTGATAGGTCGTCTCAGAGGCATTATTCTGGAAAAACAGCCGCCGCAGGTGCTGATAGAAGCTAACGGCGTGGGTTACGAAGTCCATATGCCGATGACGTGCTTTTACGAACTCCCTGAACTCAATCAGGAAGCGATCATCTTTACCCATTTTGTTGTCCGCGAAGATGCACAGCTGCTGTTCGGTTTTAATGATAAGCAGGAGAGGGCGCTGTTTCGTGAACTGATCAAAGTGAATGGCGTCGGGCCGAAGCTGGCGCTGGCGATCCTCTCCGGGATGTCTGCGACGCAATTTGTCAGCGCGGTTGAGCGCGAAGAAATCGGCGCGTTGATTAAACTGCCGGGCGTCGGTAAGAAAACGGCTGAAAGGCTGGTCGTTGAAATGAAAGATCGCTTCAAAGGCTTGAGCGGCGATCTGTTCAATCCGGTCAGCGATATTCCGCTGGCCTCACCCGCTGCCGCAGACAGTCGTGTTAGCGATCCAGAAACAGAAGCCGCAGCGGCACTGGTTGCACTGGGCTATAAACCACAGGAAGCTAGCCGCATGATTTCCAAGATTGCGCGTCCCGATGCTGACTGTGAAACCCTGATCAGGGACGCACTGCGCGCGGCGCTGTGA
- a CDS encoding PTS lactose/cellobiose transporter subunit IIA yields the protein MITLEDAVMEIIVNAGQSRSLCFEALHAARKGNIDEAKNLLKEADGYARKAHQMQTQLIEQDAGEARQPMTLIMVHAQDHLMTSLLARELSEEIIHLYQRQ from the coding sequence ATGATTACATTAGAAGATGCAGTAATGGAAATTATCGTCAATGCTGGACAATCGCGCAGCCTGTGTTTTGAGGCGCTACACGCCGCGCGCAAAGGCAACATTGATGAAGCCAAAAATCTGCTGAAGGAAGCCGATGGTTATGCGCGTAAAGCCCACCAGATGCAGACCCAGCTGATTGAGCAGGATGCAGGAGAAGCCAGACAGCCGATGACGTTAATTATGGTGCATGCTCAGGACCATTTAATGACATCATTACTCGCTCGCGAATTATCTGAAGAAATTATTCATCTTTACCAGAGACAATAG
- the znuB gene encoding zinc ABC transporter permease subunit ZnuB, protein MIELLFPGWLAGILLAIAAGPLGSFVVWRRMSYFGDTLAHASLLGVAFGLLLNINLFAAVIAVTLILALGLVWLERRPYLAIDTLLGIMAHSALSLGLVVVSLMNNVRVDLMAYLFGDLLSVTTEDLWVIASGVIVVVAIMCWQWRALLSMTISPELAHVDGVKLQRTKLLLMLTTALTIGIAMKFVGALIITSLLIIPAASARRFARTPEQMASIAIIVGMIAVTGGLAFSAGYNTPAGPSVVLCASLLFIVSLIKRQPA, encoded by the coding sequence ATGATAGAACTGCTGTTTCCCGGTTGGCTGGCGGGGATTTTACTGGCGATTGCGGCAGGCCCGCTCGGTTCATTCGTCGTCTGGCGACGGATGTCTTACTTCGGTGACACGCTGGCGCACGCGTCTTTACTCGGCGTCGCCTTCGGCCTGCTGCTGAACATCAACCTGTTCGCTGCCGTTATTGCCGTGACGCTCATTCTGGCGTTGGGGCTTGTTTGGCTGGAGCGACGCCCCTATCTTGCTATCGATACGTTACTCGGCATCATGGCACACAGCGCTCTGTCGCTTGGATTGGTGGTCGTCAGCCTGATGAATAACGTGCGCGTGGACTTGATGGCTTATCTGTTTGGCGATTTGCTCTCTGTCACAACAGAGGATCTGTGGGTGATCGCCTCTGGCGTCATCGTTGTGGTGGCCATTATGTGCTGGCAGTGGCGCGCATTACTTTCTATGACGATCAGCCCAGAGTTGGCGCACGTGGATGGCGTGAAGCTACAGCGCACCAAGCTGCTCTTGATGCTGACCACCGCGTTAACAATTGGTATCGCCATGAAATTTGTTGGGGCGCTGATCATTACGTCACTGCTGATTATTCCTGCGGCAAGCGCCAGACGCTTCGCACGGACACCGGAACAAATGGCAAGCATCGCGATTATTGTGGGAATGATTGCCGTAACGGGCGGTTTGGCCTTTTCAGCTGGCTACAATACGCCCGCTGGGCCGTCTGTGGTGCTGTGCGCATCGCTGCTGTTTATTGTCAGCCTGATTAAGCGACAACCCGCCTAG
- the znuA gene encoding zinc ABC transporter substrate-binding protein ZnuA gives MQQSIQQKKWLKSVFVASALLASGMSISAASAAVITSIRPLGFIASAIADGVTPTEVLLPDGASPHDYALRPSDVQRLQSAELVIWVGPEMEAFLGKPLAKVSPEKQITLSALPAIKSELEKEAGHDHEDDHEQAHDDHGKGHDHSHAAHDDGDDGHHHGEYNMHIWLSPEMTKQAAIAIHAKLLELMPQNKDKLDANLLYFTDKIGQADEKIVKMLAPVQGKGYFVFHDAYGYFEKHYGLSPLGHFTVNPEIQPGAQRLHQIRTQLVEHKAVCVFAEPQFRPAVINAVAKGTDVRSGVLDPLGSNIALGRDSYADFLLQLSNQYVSCLEEKS, from the coding sequence ATGCAGCAATCTATTCAGCAAAAAAAATGGTTAAAAAGTGTGTTTGTTGCCAGCGCGCTACTCGCAAGCGGGATGTCAATCAGCGCGGCATCCGCTGCGGTCATTACGTCAATTCGTCCTTTGGGATTCATTGCGTCGGCTATTGCCGATGGCGTGACGCCAACTGAGGTTTTGTTACCTGATGGTGCGTCGCCTCACGATTATGCCTTGCGCCCGTCTGATGTCCAGCGTTTACAGTCCGCAGAATTGGTGATTTGGGTGGGGCCGGAAATGGAAGCCTTTCTCGGAAAGCCGTTAGCGAAAGTTTCGCCTGAAAAGCAGATTACGCTTTCTGCGCTGCCAGCGATTAAATCTGAGCTGGAAAAAGAAGCCGGACACGATCATGAGGATGACCATGAACAGGCGCATGATGACCATGGAAAGGGGCACGATCATAGCCATGCCGCCCATGATGACGGCGACGATGGCCACCATCATGGTGAGTACAATATGCACATTTGGCTGTCGCCGGAGATGACAAAACAGGCGGCAATTGCCATTCATGCAAAATTATTGGAACTTATGCCTCAGAATAAGGACAAACTAGACGCGAATCTGCTTTATTTCACGGATAAAATCGGGCAAGCAGATGAAAAAATTGTTAAGATGCTAGCGCCTGTGCAGGGTAAAGGGTATTTCGTGTTCCATGATGCCTATGGTTATTTTGAGAAACACTATGGGTTAAGCCCCCTGGGTCACTTCACGGTGAACCCCGAAATCCAACCCGGAGCACAGCGTTTACATCAAATACGAACACAGTTGGTTGAGCACAAAGCCGTATGCGTTTTTGCTGAACCACAATTCAGGCCAGCCGTTATTAATGCTGTTGCCAAGGGAACTGACGTGCGCTCGGGTGTACTCGATCCATTGGGAAGCAATATTGCACTGGGTAGAGATAGCTATGCCGATTTCTTGTTGCAGCTATCGAACCAGTATGTGAGCTGTCTGGAGGAAAAATCATGA
- a CDS encoding LacI family DNA-binding transcriptional regulator, whose protein sequence is MSTINDVSRLAGVSKATVSRVLSGSRGVKEASRLAVLKAVDELKYRPNVIAQSLLSQSTGCIGVICAQDNINQTTGYLYALEKHFSRHQKHLLLRFASSRAEVMSVLDELTSGLCDDILIIGARFPLNLADKNIILIDCMETDTTNSLQFDHAFATETACNYLIRQGRRQIALINPAASSSAEQVLLGYKRALENNFLPFNRNLIFMDASSSSSVALQVLLNNSTTLNFNALLVADELEAKRVITQLQAFNKSVPKDIMVFSLAGSLDIPGIPAIPAIEYSMDAVAARIVSWLNEKTQDVLGSYVLRGDLIIPDMANRK, encoded by the coding sequence ATGTCTACAATCAACGATGTATCGCGTTTAGCTGGGGTGTCTAAAGCCACAGTCTCCCGTGTGTTGAGTGGTTCACGCGGCGTAAAGGAAGCAAGCCGCCTTGCGGTGTTAAAAGCGGTTGATGAGCTTAAATATCGGCCGAATGTCATCGCCCAATCGCTGTTAAGTCAATCAACCGGATGTATTGGCGTCATTTGCGCTCAGGACAACATCAACCAGACGACCGGCTACCTTTATGCGCTGGAAAAGCACTTTAGCCGACATCAAAAGCATCTCTTGCTGCGCTTTGCCAGCAGCAGGGCTGAAGTGATGAGCGTGCTTGATGAGCTGACCAGCGGCCTGTGTGATGACATTTTAATCATCGGTGCGCGTTTTCCACTGAATCTGGCCGATAAGAACATTATTCTGATCGATTGTATGGAAACGGATACCACGAATAGCCTGCAATTCGATCACGCTTTCGCCACGGAAACCGCATGTAATTACCTAATTCGACAGGGAAGACGGCAAATTGCGCTGATCAATCCCGCCGCCAGCAGTTCAGCGGAGCAGGTGCTTTTGGGGTATAAGCGGGCGCTGGAAAATAACTTCTTACCGTTCAACCGCAACCTGATCTTTATGGATGCATCTTCATCGTCGTCGGTGGCACTACAAGTGTTGCTCAATAACAGCACGACGCTGAATTTCAATGCGCTTCTGGTGGCGGATGAGCTGGAAGCCAAACGGGTTATTACGCAGCTTCAAGCGTTTAACAAATCCGTGCCAAAAGACATCATGGTATTCAGCCTGGCGGGGTCTCTCGATATTCCGGGCATTCCGGCGATACCGGCCATTGAATATTCGATGGATGCGGTGGCGGCCAGAATCGTGTCCTGGCTCAATGAGAAAACGCAGGACGTGCTGGGATCGTATGTTTTGCGGGGTGATTTAATCATTCCAGATATGGCTAACCGGAAATAA
- the ruvC gene encoding crossover junction endodeoxyribonuclease RuvC, whose amino-acid sequence MTIIVGIDPGSRVTGYGIIRQQGRHLTYLGSGCIRTVVDDMPTRLKLIYAGVSEIITQFRPDCMAIEQVFMAKNPDSALKLGQARGVAIVAGVNQDLPVFEYAARLVKQTVVGTGAADKKQVQHMVRSLLKLSASPQADAADALAIAITHCHFSQNLLRTAAVKVNPLAGRLR is encoded by the coding sequence ATGACAATAATAGTAGGCATTGACCCCGGTTCGCGCGTGACGGGTTATGGCATTATCCGTCAGCAGGGTCGTCATCTGACGTATCTTGGCAGCGGTTGTATCCGTACCGTGGTGGATGACATGCCCACGCGGCTTAAACTGATTTACGCAGGTGTCAGTGAAATCATTACGCAATTTCGCCCAGACTGTATGGCGATTGAGCAGGTTTTCATGGCGAAAAACCCAGATTCAGCCTTGAAGCTGGGGCAGGCGCGCGGTGTGGCTATCGTCGCGGGTGTGAATCAGGATCTGCCCGTGTTTGAGTACGCGGCGCGGTTGGTGAAGCAAACCGTGGTAGGAACGGGCGCGGCGGATAAAAAGCAGGTGCAGCATATGGTTCGCTCGCTGCTGAAACTGTCGGCCAGTCCGCAGGCGGATGCCGCCGACGCGCTGGCGATTGCCATTACTCACTGCCACTTTAGCCAAAACCTGCTGCGAACCGCGGCGGTGAAAGTGAACCCGCTGGCAGGAAGACTGCGCTGA
- the mepM gene encoding murein DD-endopeptidase MepM, translating to MQQIVRTIALAYNSLPRPHRVMLGSLTVVTLAVAVWRPFVYPHVDDAPVIVKDIDLETSQLRTLTPEASEPIDQPSPDDEIPQDELDDKVADEGGVHEYVVSTGDTLSSILTQYGIDIADVTQLAEQNKDLRNLKIGQQISWVLAENGDLQSLTWQMSRRETRIYERVGNDFKERIETLKGEWRNSVLNGRVSGSFVSSAKNAGLTSTEVRDVIKALQWQLDFRKLRKDDTFSVLMSREMLDGKSEQSELVGVRLNTGGKDYYAIRAEDGKFYDREGSGLTRGFMRFPTMKQFRISSNFNPRRLNPVTGRVAPHKGVDFAMPVGSPVLAVGDGEVVIAKRSGAAGNYVAIRHGRQYTTRYMHMHRILVKPGQKVKRGDRIGLSGNTGRSTGPHLHYEFWINQQAVNPLTAKLPRSEGLAGKERRDYLAQVKEVVPQLKFD from the coding sequence GTGCAGCAGATAGTCCGAACTATCGCTCTGGCGTATAACAGCTTACCTCGGCCCCATCGCGTCATGCTGGGGTCGCTTACCGTTGTAACATTGGCCGTTGCCGTTTGGCGGCCTTTTGTTTATCCCCACGTCGATGATGCCCCTGTCATTGTGAAAGATATCGATCTGGAAACCAGCCAACTACGTACGCTGACGCCTGAAGCCAGTGAACCGATAGACCAACCCTCGCCGGATGACGAAATTCCACAAGATGAGCTGGATGATAAGGTTGCCGATGAAGGCGGCGTACATGAGTACGTGGTCTCTACGGGCGATACCTTAAGCAGCATCTTGACGCAGTACGGCATTGATATCGCGGATGTCACCCAGCTCGCCGAGCAGAATAAAGATTTGCGGAACCTGAAGATCGGTCAGCAAATTTCATGGGTTTTGGCAGAAAACGGTGACCTGCAAAGTTTGACCTGGCAGATGTCCCGCCGTGAAACACGCATTTATGAGCGCGTGGGTAACGATTTTAAAGAGCGCATTGAGACGCTGAAAGGCGAGTGGCGCAATAGCGTTCTGAATGGCCGAGTCAGTGGTAGCTTCGTTAGCAGTGCAAAAAACGCCGGTTTGACCAGCACAGAAGTACGGGACGTGATCAAAGCGCTGCAATGGCAGCTGGATTTCCGTAAATTACGCAAAGACGACACCTTCTCTGTATTGATGTCCCGCGAAATGCTCGATGGTAAAAGTGAGCAGAGCGAACTGGTCGGCGTCCGTCTGAATACCGGTGGCAAAGATTATTACGCGATTCGTGCAGAAGACGGTAAATTCTACGATCGTGAAGGTTCCGGTTTGACGCGTGGCTTTATGCGTTTCCCAACCATGAAACAATTCCGTATTTCCTCCAACTTTAATCCACGTCGTCTGAACCCGGTAACAGGGCGCGTCGCACCGCATAAAGGTGTCGATTTTGCCATGCCGGTCGGTTCACCGGTTCTTGCCGTGGGGGATGGGGAAGTCGTGATTGCGAAACGCAGCGGTGCAGCAGGAAACTATGTTGCCATCCGTCATGGTCGTCAGTACACCACGCGCTACATGCATATGCATCGTATCCTGGTGAAACCGGGACAGAAAGTGAAACGTGGCGATCGCATCGGGTTATCCGGTAACACGGGTCGTTCTACCGGCCCGCACCTGCATTACGAATTCTGGATCAACCAGCAGGCAGTAAACCCGTTAACGGCTAAACTGCCACGCTCTGAAGGGCTGGCGGGTAAAGAGCGTCGTGATTATCTGGCGCAGGTGAAAGAGGTCGTACCGCAGCTTAAGTTTGATTAA